The candidate division KSB1 bacterium genome has a window encoding:
- a CDS encoding DEAD/DEAH box helicase — MSTTVDIASLRESLRASHKISEQAFDIVKQICALVSDQAHETDAIEMVLRALEHREVFGQFNHVLNALVRTVGLFPYADPDVLDFRDRLAYEFHRPLDMLDDTVFHRVQAEVYRRLLAGENVVLSAPTSFGKSKIIDAMIATKRYTNVAVIVPTLALIDETRRRLSQFSNFYKIITHLSQQLGERNILVLTPERAIAFDPLPKIDFFIIDEFYKLSANNNDETRMVALNQAFYRLAKGGGQFYFLGPNIEQISKKLEQTFRCTFLKTNYATVVSEQVRVSEKGEQIEKLLELAKKLTEPTLIFCSSPARVNATAAAFVDAGIGIDAEDLKSASDWVAIHYHRDWIFGRALLHGIGIHHGKLPRALSQYVVRMFNEEKIRFLICTSTLIEGVNTKAKNVIIYDNKIARQKIDYFTFNNIKGRSGRMFQHFIGRVYIFDEPPDQQLPIVDFPVLTQGDEVPASLLVQLDDEDLSEKAKILVDNIKAQNDLPMNVIRENSCIDPIAQIALAKEIAQNAVSMSQQLAWTGFPSQTQLEFACELIWKHFIGSAQRKATVSSGKQLAFKLNRLWQIKNTAELVKFELEGSYAAQSPDEAVERVLDFERTWATFEFPRYLVALSRIQKSVFTRLGLSSGDYSAFAAQVECLFRTPVVAALDEYGIPIQVAEKIQNELDTKDDLDLALKRLKVMNLDHLFLTQFEREVLQDAQQAI; from the coding sequence ATGTCAACAACTGTAGACATTGCAAGTCTGCGGGAATCGCTTCGAGCTTCCCATAAAATCTCTGAGCAAGCATTCGATATTGTGAAACAGATATGTGCGCTGGTGAGTGACCAAGCTCATGAGACCGATGCCATCGAGATGGTGCTACGCGCATTAGAGCATCGTGAGGTATTCGGTCAATTTAATCACGTCTTGAATGCGTTAGTTCGTACCGTGGGATTATTTCCCTACGCTGATCCCGATGTTCTCGATTTTCGTGATCGGCTCGCTTACGAGTTTCATCGTCCTCTTGACATGCTGGATGACACGGTATTTCATCGAGTACAAGCAGAAGTGTATCGTCGTCTTCTTGCAGGTGAAAATGTTGTTCTTAGTGCCCCGACAAGTTTTGGTAAGAGCAAAATTATTGACGCGATGATTGCGACCAAACGCTATACGAATGTGGCGGTTATTGTGCCAACTCTGGCGTTAATTGATGAAACAAGACGACGCCTTTCACAATTTTCAAATTTTTATAAGATCATCACTCACCTTTCGCAGCAACTCGGAGAAAGGAATATCTTGGTTCTTACCCCAGAACGTGCGATCGCTTTTGACCCCTTGCCTAAAATTGATTTTTTCATAATCGACGAATTTTATAAACTCAGTGCTAATAATAATGACGAAACTAGAATGGTTGCGCTCAACCAAGCATTCTACCGTTTGGCAAAAGGAGGTGGACAATTTTATTTTTTGGGTCCGAATATTGAGCAAATTTCTAAAAAGCTTGAGCAAACTTTTCGCTGCACTTTCCTGAAAACCAACTATGCCACTGTCGTCTCAGAGCAAGTGAGAGTTTCAGAAAAAGGCGAACAGATCGAAAAACTTTTGGAACTAGCGAAGAAACTTACAGAGCCAACACTGATCTTCTGTTCTTCTCCAGCACGCGTAAATGCAACAGCTGCTGCTTTCGTTGATGCGGGGATTGGTATTGATGCAGAAGATTTGAAATCTGCCTCGGACTGGGTGGCAATTCATTATCATAGGGATTGGATTTTTGGACGCGCACTTCTGCACGGTATTGGCATTCATCATGGGAAATTGCCGCGTGCACTTTCTCAATACGTTGTTCGAATGTTCAACGAAGAAAAGATCCGTTTTCTGATTTGTACCTCTACGTTAATCGAAGGGGTCAATACAAAGGCAAAAAATGTTATCATATATGACAACAAGATTGCAAGACAAAAAATAGACTATTTCACATTCAATAATATCAAAGGGCGATCTGGGCGTATGTTCCAACACTTTATTGGCAGGGTATATATATTTGACGAACCACCAGATCAGCAGTTGCCTATTGTCGATTTCCCAGTTCTAACGCAAGGTGATGAAGTGCCAGCAAGCTTGCTGGTGCAATTGGATGATGAAGACCTTTCTGAGAAAGCCAAAATTTTAGTAGACAATATAAAGGCGCAAAATGATCTGCCAATGAATGTTATCCGTGAAAACTCATGTATAGATCCAATAGCGCAAATTGCTTTAGCGAAGGAGATTGCGCAGAATGCCGTGTCAATGTCGCAACAGTTGGCGTGGACAGGTTTTCCATCCCAAACACAATTGGAATTTGCATGCGAATTGATTTGGAAACACTTTATAGGGAGCGCTCAAAGAAAGGCCACAGTCTCGTCCGGTAAACAACTGGCATTTAAATTAAACCGGTTATGGCAAATTAAGAACACAGCAGAATTAGTGAAGTTTGAATTGGAGGGAAGTTACGCTGCACAGTCTCCGGATGAAGCTGTCGAGCGGGTTCTTGATTTCGAACGCACATGGGCAACTTTTGAGTTCCCTCGATATTTGGTAGCACTATCCAGAATTCAGAAATCGGTTTTTACGAGACTAGGTTTATCCTCTGGGGATTATAGTGCATTCGCTGCACAAGTGGAATGCTTATTCCGAACTCCTGTTGTTGCCGCGTTAGATGAATATGGTATACCAATTCAGGTTGCAGAAAAAATCCAAAATGAACTTGACACTAAGGATGATTTAGACTTGGCCTTGAAGAGATTGAAAGTAATGAACCTTGATCATCTTTTCTTGACCCAGTTTGAGCGCGAGGTTCTTCAGGATGCACAACAAGCTATTTAA
- a CDS encoding type II toxin-antitoxin system VapC family toxin, with amino-acid sequence MNLNRIPSGEIVVIDANIFLYAIQKASAQCQRLLERVAKEEVVGILPLHTLAGVTHHLMMAEAYDNQWITAPNHARELREQPDRVRALIRYEGMVRDLLSIGLHLEPLQREDFLSAMMVQRQAGLLINEALLVAVGQRLRAQAIASTNSSFARVQGMLLYAPEDVE; translated from the coding sequence ATGAATCTAAACCGCATCCCCTCCGGGGAGATTGTCGTCATCGACGCGAACATTTTTCTCTACGCGATTCAGAAAGCCTCAGCGCAGTGCCAGCGGTTGCTGGAGCGCGTGGCGAAGGAAGAGGTGGTGGGGATTCTGCCGCTGCACACACTTGCCGGAGTGACCCATCACCTCATGATGGCGGAGGCGTATGACAATCAGTGGATCACGGCGCCCAACCACGCCCGAGAATTGCGCGAGCAACCCGACCGGGTACGTGCATTAATTCGCTACGAAGGCATGGTGCGTGACCTGCTGAGCATCGGCCTGCATTTGGAGCCGCTGCAGCGGGAGGATTTTCTCTCGGCCATGATGGTGCAACGCCAGGCGGGACTGCTCATCAACGAGGCGCTGTTGGTTGCCGTCGGCCAGCGTCTGCGCGCGCAAGCCATTGCCTCCACCAACTCATCGTTTGCCCGAGTGCAGGGGATGCTGCTGTATGCGCCGGAGGATGTTGAATGA
- a CDS encoding YciI family protein — protein MKYLLLIYYDEQQLSDAEREQCFGESVQLAHELNSNGKYLAANPLHPTSTASSVRVRNGKRFVTDGPFAETREQLGGYFLIDANDLDEAIGIAARIPMVHKGTVEIRPVVEIPGLPTNVSTT, from the coding sequence ATGAAATACCTGCTCCTGATTTACTATGACGAACAGCAGTTGAGTGACGCCGAACGCGAACAATGCTTCGGCGAGTCCGTGCAGCTCGCGCATGAGCTGAACTCCAACGGAAAATATCTGGCCGCCAACCCGCTGCACCCGACATCAACGGCGAGCAGCGTGCGCGTGCGCAACGGCAAACGCTTCGTGACTGACGGCCCGTTCGCCGAAACGCGCGAGCAACTCGGCGGCTATTTCCTGATCGACGCGAACGATCTCGACGAGGCCATCGGCATCGCCGCGCGGATTCCCATGGTGCACAAAGGCACCGTGGAAATCCGGCCGGTGGTGGAAATTCCCGGCCTGCCGACAAACGTGTCTACAACTTGA
- a CDS encoding SRPBCC family protein gives MKKVILTAVAALGVIIITLLGFATTKPDTFRIERSASIKAAPEVIFSHLNDFRSWRAWSPWENLDPALQRTYSGAAVGVGAVYEWKGNSEVGAGRMEIVESSPASKLGIKLDFIEPFEGHNNIEFTLMPEGEATKITWAMHGPNPFLGKLMSIFFDMDKMAGKDFETGLANLKALVESGKQ, from the coding sequence ATGAAAAAAGTAATCCTGACAGCAGTCGCGGCGCTGGGCGTTATCATCATCACCCTGCTCGGCTTTGCCACGACCAAGCCGGACACGTTCCGCATCGAGCGCAGCGCGAGCATCAAAGCCGCGCCGGAGGTGATTTTTTCGCACCTCAACGATTTTCGCAGTTGGAGAGCCTGGTCGCCGTGGGAGAATTTGGATCCTGCTCTGCAAAGAACCTACAGCGGTGCAGCAGTCGGGGTTGGCGCTGTTTATGAGTGGAAGGGCAACAGCGAGGTCGGTGCGGGCCGCATGGAGATTGTGGAATCATCTCCCGCTTCGAAGCTCGGCATCAAGCTGGATTTCATCGAGCCGTTTGAGGGCCACAACAACATCGAGTTTACGCTGATGCCGGAGGGTGAGGCCACGAAAATCACATGGGCGATGCACGGCCCCAATCCGTTTCTTGGCAAGCTTATGAGCATCTTCTTCGACATGGACAAGATGGCTGGAAAGGATTTCGAGACCGGTTTGGCCAATTTGAAAGCGCTCGTCGAATCCGGTAAGCAGTGA
- a CDS encoding virulence RhuM family protein: MENTSEILLYRTEDGRTEIQVTLQDETVWLSQAQMAELFQKSIPTINEHIKNAYDEGELDEKSTIRKFRIVQTEKKRKVTRTIDFYNLDVIISVGYRVKSHRGTQFRIWATQRLKEYIVKGFVMDDRRLAGGATNYFDELIERVRRIRTSERNFYEKVRDIFATSIDYDPQTDYARQFYATVQNKFHYAIHGRTAAELIAERVDSAKPFMGMTNWSGKIITRKEAEIAKNYLEELELKRLELLVEQFLSFAELRVVEKKPLYMADWVKKLDEFLILNEKEILQHAGKVSHKEMEAKVRDELEKYHEQMQRKQIEAPK; encoded by the coding sequence ATGGAAAATACCAGCGAGATTCTTCTGTATCGTACTGAAGATGGCAGAACTGAAATTCAGGTCACGCTTCAGGACGAGACGGTTTGGCTCAGCCAGGCGCAGATGGCCGAGCTTTTTCAAAAAAGCATTCCCACCATCAATGAGCATATTAAAAACGCCTATGATGAAGGCGAGCTCGACGAAAAGTCAACTATTCGGAAATTCCGAATAGTTCAAACCGAGAAAAAACGAAAGGTTACGCGCACCATCGATTTCTATAACCTCGACGTGATTATCTCGGTCGGTTACCGCGTCAAGTCCCATCGCGGCACGCAATTTCGCATTTGGGCCACACAGCGTCTGAAAGAGTACATCGTCAAAGGTTTCGTCATGGATGACCGGCGGTTGGCTGGTGGCGCCACGAACTACTTTGACGAGCTCATCGAGCGTGTCCGGCGCATTCGCACTTCGGAGCGCAACTTCTATGAGAAAGTGCGCGATATTTTTGCCACCAGCATCGACTATGATCCCCAGACCGACTACGCGCGGCAGTTTTATGCGACCGTGCAAAACAAGTTTCATTATGCCATTCACGGACGCACCGCTGCCGAGCTCATCGCCGAGCGCGTGGACAGCGCCAAGCCTTTCATGGGCATGACGAACTGGTCAGGCAAAATCATCACGCGCAAAGAGGCGGAAATTGCCAAAAACTATCTCGAGGAACTCGAGCTCAAACGCCTCGAGCTTCTGGTCGAACAATTTCTCTCATTTGCCGAGCTCAGAGTTGTCGAGAAAAAACCCCTGTACATGGCTGACTGGGTGAAGAAGCTTGACGAGTTTCTCATTCTCAACGAAAAGGAGATTCTCCAACATGCCGGCAAGGTATCACACAAAGAGATGGAAGCCAAAGTACGGGATGAATTAGAAAAATATCATGAGCAGATGCAACGGAAACAGATCGAAGCTCCAAAGTAA
- a CDS encoding GxxExxY protein — MPIEFIKNFRVHDQQAFGEIAYEVMEEAFQAHNKLGRFFDEDAYQHEVAHALGSRAKIEVPILVKHADFSKTCFIDLLVDHGAIFELKTVGHLTDEHRAQLISYLLLTGGRHGKLINFRPERVEHEFVNTTLTHADRTSFQVDDSAWDNSVEQAPEIRRRVEAFLRDWGTGLELQLYVEALTHFLGGEDQVVREIEVVSEGRVISHQKVRCAGAEATFKITALTDRLESFESNAMKFLHHTHLKHMLWINVNLQTVTLKTLTK; from the coding sequence ATGCCAATCGAATTCATCAAAAACTTCCGCGTTCACGACCAGCAAGCGTTCGGCGAGATTGCGTATGAGGTTATGGAGGAGGCCTTCCAAGCTCACAACAAGCTGGGGCGGTTCTTTGACGAAGATGCCTATCAGCATGAAGTGGCCCACGCCCTTGGGTCGCGCGCCAAGATCGAAGTCCCCATCTTGGTGAAGCATGCTGATTTCAGCAAAACCTGCTTCATCGACTTACTCGTTGATCATGGGGCCATTTTTGAATTGAAAACCGTGGGACATTTGACCGACGAGCATCGTGCGCAGCTTATCAGCTATCTTCTGCTAACCGGCGGCCGTCACGGCAAACTGATCAACTTCCGGCCGGAACGGGTTGAGCATGAGTTTGTGAACACAACGCTCACCCATGCCGACCGGACAAGCTTTCAGGTCGATGACTCGGCATGGGATAATTCAGTAGAGCAGGCGCCGGAAATTCGCCGCCGTGTCGAAGCATTTCTGCGCGACTGGGGCACCGGACTCGAGCTGCAACTTTACGTTGAGGCGCTGACGCATTTTCTCGGCGGGGAAGATCAAGTGGTGCGGGAGATCGAGGTCGTGAGCGAAGGGCGTGTCATCAGCCACCAAAAAGTTCGATGCGCAGGCGCAGAAGCGACATTCAAAATCACCGCGCTCACCGATAGGCTGGAGAGTTTTGAGTCGAATGCAATGAAGTTTCTTCATCATACTCATCTGAAACACATGCTGTGGATCAATGTGAATCTGCAGACAGTCACACTGAAGACGCTCACGAAATAG
- a CDS encoding DUF1837 domain-containing protein yields the protein MSSNAIFALHPAPFLEVRVHKMDITPSLSGLCVGYEQGVWRAEQFAAHLMEWLPEFALKASECKALGHHNAIELIRRAAKSVYETEKFKNRGEFGELILHAAIRQVFNSLPAISKIYYKSATNDPVKGFDAVHVVDSSDELELWLGEVKFYSDFNSAVRDVVTELVNHSERDFLRSEFFLIANKIDDSWPNAKKLKKLLSPNTSLDEVFKRVCMPVLLTYDSQCLSEHTICDEAYKAAFISEINANHRIFAGRALPKNIRIHLFLLPLCTKESLIKALDKKLKICQQL from the coding sequence ATGTCCAGTAATGCAATCTTTGCACTGCATCCTGCACCGTTTCTCGAAGTTCGTGTTCACAAAATGGACATTACGCCTTCACTATCAGGGTTATGTGTTGGCTATGAACAAGGTGTTTGGAGAGCTGAACAATTCGCGGCGCATCTCATGGAGTGGTTACCAGAGTTTGCCTTGAAAGCCTCTGAATGTAAGGCGCTTGGTCATCACAATGCCATTGAGCTAATTCGACGTGCTGCAAAAAGCGTGTATGAAACCGAAAAATTTAAGAATCGTGGAGAATTTGGGGAATTGATTCTTCATGCAGCCATACGCCAAGTATTTAATTCGCTACCCGCAATTTCTAAGATATATTACAAATCCGCCACTAACGATCCTGTAAAGGGATTTGATGCGGTTCATGTAGTTGACTCCTCAGATGAACTTGAACTATGGCTCGGTGAAGTCAAGTTTTATAGCGATTTCAATAGTGCGGTTCGTGATGTTGTTACGGAGTTGGTAAACCATTCGGAAAGAGACTTTTTGCGAAGTGAATTCTTCTTAATCGCCAACAAAATCGATGATTCATGGCCGAATGCAAAGAAACTCAAAAAACTTCTGTCACCAAATACATCGCTTGATGAAGTGTTTAAGCGAGTTTGTATGCCTGTACTTTTAACATATGATAGCCAATGTCTTTCGGAACATACGATTTGTGACGAAGCTTACAAAGCCGCATTTATTTCAGAAATTAATGCCAATCATCGAATATTTGCCGGTAGAGCCTTGCCAAAAAATATTCGAATTCATCTGTTCCTGCTTCCCTTGTGTACCAAAGAGAGTTTGATTAAGGCGCTTGACAAAAAACTTAAGATATGTCAACAACTGTAG
- a CDS encoding ATP-binding protein, which yields MSFSDIVVPRPEVLRKEGLEGVIDVENIRDPKKKSLESRPDDFFELTWPTSDIRLVLEHLNRRFNSSEKSAGLFLLEGYKGSGKSHLELLVYHLFANPEPANNWLAKHDLVCRIPRAAMVCLHKFTDFPLESIWSLVFSKLGFAQRLPSERAPNLDELREALSGRHLILILDELEMGIQSMAKDHVRAQNLAFLQMLSEESLRTENASVTIFASVYDSNREPGATLKRVPRIDVKFADPHDRQRVVLHRLFANYLELDRNRVNVVVQSYLNAWRARNISVDERYVERMQEVFPFSPELLQMVLFNVPSGRGFQGSRGALGLLGAVVRNAHKKTDLLTTAHLDLNDTAIRNRLSDLDPTHHLLQCAQSDLRDLGELPFAPQIIASAFIATVAPSGHVPGIGEQELARQILTPGSDINQYHATLNALLKLGTYFQQQEGNYYFDEQEKPNAKVEYRSLRVDPTVALQHALALWVTQLFGDSTAVVFREVAQTRAELSQRDPRSLRFVLTPRRLTEKERIDIYHGAENQNQIILLEPKSDTFNGLDHADITKWAQRVKAAEELLQTAAYAERRKQYDKIAREDRNYILEAFKKAGLVFVWMQSDNQPAELEPLGTAVTCDEVKRQLRENIFPRQRFEEHLASRREHIIGRTVREIDAEYRKTLGFPVRTADSTIIDAIKALCLSRQIGLRHERDSACGRSPDYSAMEWWDARIDDPFEDPKLTGLAWETKTDAISLRRDIASARLGAGESAADMQSRTMLAEIAALHSLQTSFAKTLGALRQEVAAKLNEYENAKVRRAQFMVYASLENIALDSLPEALRGKLSGAGSLLIDLTISKAGEFSKAQIEQMIEQLPAFAGAQYKADLKVEI from the coding sequence ATGAGTTTTTCTGATATTGTCGTCCCCCGCCCTGAAGTTCTCCGGAAGGAAGGTTTAGAAGGTGTCATTGATGTGGAGAATATTCGCGATCCTAAAAAAAAATCGCTCGAATCCCGTCCCGATGACTTCTTCGAGTTGACGTGGCCCACCTCGGACATCCGATTGGTTCTGGAACATCTGAATAGAAGATTCAACAGTAGCGAGAAGTCAGCTGGTCTGTTTTTGTTGGAAGGGTACAAGGGAAGCGGAAAGTCCCATCTCGAGTTGCTTGTCTATCATTTGTTCGCCAATCCCGAACCAGCAAACAATTGGCTGGCCAAGCATGATCTCGTTTGCAGAATTCCGCGCGCAGCAATGGTGTGCCTCCACAAATTCACCGACTTTCCACTGGAATCGATTTGGAGTCTGGTGTTTTCAAAACTGGGATTCGCACAGCGCCTCCCCTCCGAGCGCGCCCCAAATCTGGATGAGCTTCGTGAAGCCTTGAGCGGAAGACATCTGATTCTCATTCTCGATGAGCTTGAAATGGGCATTCAAAGCATGGCGAAAGATCATGTGCGCGCTCAGAATCTCGCGTTTCTCCAAATGCTCAGCGAAGAATCTCTCCGAACCGAGAATGCCTCGGTAACGATATTTGCATCGGTGTACGATTCCAACCGTGAGCCGGGCGCAACGCTCAAGCGCGTGCCACGCATCGACGTCAAGTTTGCCGACCCGCACGACCGGCAACGCGTGGTGTTGCACCGGCTGTTTGCAAATTATTTGGAGCTGGACCGCAACCGAGTCAACGTCGTCGTGCAAAGCTATCTGAATGCGTGGCGGGCGCGAAACATTTCTGTTGATGAGCGATACGTTGAGCGCATGCAGGAAGTCTTCCCTTTTTCTCCGGAGCTTTTGCAAATGGTTCTGTTCAATGTGCCCTCCGGTCGCGGTTTTCAGGGAAGTCGCGGCGCGCTCGGCTTGCTCGGCGCAGTGGTGCGGAACGCGCACAAAAAGACCGACCTCCTCACCACCGCGCATCTCGATCTCAACGATACGGCCATCAGAAATCGCCTCTCGGATCTCGATCCGACCCACCATCTTTTGCAATGTGCGCAAAGTGATCTTCGCGATCTCGGTGAATTGCCGTTTGCACCACAAATTATTGCCAGCGCCTTCATCGCCACGGTGGCACCCTCGGGACATGTTCCGGGCATTGGCGAGCAGGAGCTGGCACGGCAAATCCTCACCCCCGGCAGCGACATCAATCAATATCACGCCACGCTCAACGCGCTGTTGAAATTGGGCACGTACTTCCAGCAGCAAGAGGGAAATTATTATTTCGATGAACAGGAAAAGCCCAACGCCAAAGTGGAATACCGCTCGTTGCGCGTCGATCCCACCGTGGCGCTGCAGCATGCCCTCGCGTTGTGGGTAACCCAGTTGTTCGGCGACTCTACTGCCGTTGTGTTTCGTGAAGTGGCGCAGACGCGGGCAGAGCTGTCGCAGCGCGATCCGCGCAGTCTTCGCTTCGTGCTGACGCCACGACGTCTCACCGAAAAAGAACGCATTGACATCTATCACGGTGCTGAGAACCAAAACCAGATCATCCTGCTGGAGCCCAAGTCCGACACCTTCAACGGTCTGGATCATGCGGATATTACCAAATGGGCGCAACGTGTCAAGGCGGCGGAAGAGCTGCTGCAAACCGCCGCATATGCCGAGCGCCGAAAACAGTATGACAAGATCGCTCGCGAAGACCGCAACTATATTCTGGAGGCGTTCAAAAAGGCCGGTCTGGTTTTTGTTTGGATGCAAAGTGACAACCAGCCGGCAGAACTCGAGCCGCTGGGCACGGCAGTGACATGTGATGAGGTCAAGCGCCAGCTCCGCGAGAATATTTTTCCGCGACAGCGCTTCGAGGAGCATCTCGCCTCGCGTCGCGAGCACATCATTGGCAGGACGGTTCGAGAGATCGATGCCGAATATCGCAAGACCCTTGGCTTTCCGGTGCGCACCGCGGATTCGACAATCATTGATGCCATCAAGGCTCTGTGTCTGAGCCGTCAAATCGGATTGCGCCACGAAAGGGACAGCGCCTGCGGCAGATCGCCCGATTATTCGGCGATGGAGTGGTGGGACGCGCGCATTGATGACCCTTTTGAGGATCCCAAGCTGACGGGATTGGCGTGGGAGACCAAGACCGATGCAATCTCGCTCCGGCGCGACATTGCCAGCGCGAGATTGGGCGCTGGGGAGTCCGCCGCCGATATGCAGTCGCGAACCATGCTGGCAGAAATCGCCGCGCTGCATTCCCTTCAGACGTCGTTCGCCAAAACCTTGGGTGCCCTGCGCCAGGAAGTGGCAGCCAAGCTCAATGAATATGAGAATGCCAAAGTCCGCCGGGCGCAGTTTATGGTCTATGCCAGTCTGGAAAACATCGCGCTGGACTCCCTGCCCGAGGCGTTGCGCGGCAAGCTCAGTGGTGCCGGCAGTCTCCTCATCGATCTGACCATCAGCAAAGCCGGAGAATTTTCGAAGGCCCAGATCGAACAGATGATCGAGCAGTTGCCGGCTTTTGCCGGAGCGCAATACAAGGCGGACTTGAAAGTGGAGATTTAA
- a CDS encoding YciI family protein: MRFMMLMIPKGYEKAAPGTMPDAKAVEAMMKYNEELQKAGVLLDLNGLHPPSMGARVSFAGGKPTVTDGPFIESKEVLGGYWMIQVNSKEEAIEWAKRCPGSDNEVIEIRQVQEFEDFPADVQKAAAGFEEMQAQARSQQRK; the protein is encoded by the coding sequence ATGCGATTCATGATGTTGATGATCCCCAAGGGATACGAGAAAGCAGCGCCGGGCACGATGCCGGACGCCAAGGCCGTCGAAGCGATGATGAAGTACAACGAGGAATTGCAAAAGGCTGGCGTGCTGCTCGACCTCAATGGCCTGCACCCGCCGTCTATGGGCGCGCGCGTTTCGTTCGCAGGCGGAAAACCCACGGTGACCGACGGGCCTTTCATCGAATCAAAAGAAGTGCTCGGCGGTTACTGGATGATTCAAGTGAATTCGAAAGAAGAAGCGATTGAATGGGCCAAGCGCTGCCCGGGTTCCGACAACGAAGTGATCGAGATTCGTCAAGTGCAGGAATTCGAGGATTTCCCGGCCGATGTTCAAAAAGCGGCGGCGGGATTTGAGGAAATGCAGGCGCAGGCACGATCCCAGCAGCGCAAATAG
- a CDS encoding YciI family protein, translated as MKYLCLGYMEESKWETMSENERNAFVDECFAYDDELRKNGHFVGGEALQSAQNAITLRWRNGKVVVTDGPYAETKEQLGGILALEARDLNHAIQLMSKHPGVKAGPFEIRPAADLTEMVAESERRRKAQKQ; from the coding sequence ATGAAATACCTCTGCCTTGGCTACATGGAAGAAAGCAAATGGGAAACGATGTCTGAAAACGAGCGCAACGCTTTCGTGGATGAGTGCTTCGCTTACGATGATGAACTGCGGAAGAACGGCCACTTTGTCGGCGGCGAAGCGCTGCAAAGCGCACAGAACGCCATCACCCTACGTTGGCGGAACGGCAAGGTCGTTGTGACTGACGGTCCGTACGCCGAGACGAAAGAGCAGTTGGGCGGAATCTTGGCACTCGAAGCGCGAGACTTGAATCACGCCATTCAGTTGATGTCGAAGCACCCCGGTGTAAAAGCCGGGCCATTCGAGATTCGCCCGGCCGCGGATTTAACGGAAATGGTGGCGGAAAGCGAGCGCCGGCGGAAGGCTCAAAAGCAATGA
- a CDS encoding ribbon-helix-helix domain-containing protein, with protein MKAKIGTVLEEDVLKELKERAAKDGRAISEVIQEALMRYFHATPKEVTIRLQTLERLCSRPFRLTPQELGEILEEG; from the coding sequence ATGAAAGCAAAAATTGGGACTGTGCTTGAAGAAGACGTTTTGAAGGAGCTCAAAGAGCGTGCGGCAAAAGATGGCCGGGCGATCAGCGAGGTCATTCAAGAGGCGTTGATGCGTTATTTCCATGCCACGCCGAAGGAAGTGACCATTCGATTGCAGACGCTGGAGCGGCTGTGTTCACGGCCATTTCGGTTGACACCGCAGGAGCTTGGAGAAATTCTCGAAGAAGGTTGA